From a single Rutidosis leptorrhynchoides isolate AG116_Rl617_1_P2 chromosome 5, CSIRO_AGI_Rlap_v1, whole genome shotgun sequence genomic region:
- the LOC139849637 gene encoding uncharacterized protein — MAIVIPYVDTHRIVRERYVALVHVKDTSSLSLKSSIYSLLLMVVSVARKHFAIVNFFDKLAFLMNVVSASCKRKDIFLYMEQYGRRSIWSILDYGKEKGTNGSNQNQARGLVKYLTSFDFVFCLHLMMCILGFTNILSQALQRKDQDILKAISLVESTKEKLVMVETKKHLSYHLVYRISKLALVFPVTTTTVERCFSAIKIVKSNLRNRIGEEFFYVCVICEVERESLDNGNDEDVNHHLKKWHFL; from the exons ATGGCCATTGTTATACCATATGTTGATACACATAGAATTGTTAGAGAAAGATATGTGGCCCTTGTTCATGTAAAGGACACATCTTCTTTGTCTCTTAAATCTTCTATTTATTCTTTATTACTAA TGGTTGTATCGGTTGCAAGAAAACATTTTGCCATAGTGAACTTCTTTGACAAGTTAGCCTTTTTGATGAATGTTGTTTCCGCTTCTTGTAAACGAAAGGATATTTTTCTTTACATGGAGCAATATGGTAGAAGAAGTATTTGGTCG ATCCTTGATTATGGCAAAGAGAAAGGTACTAATGGTTCTAACCAAAATCAAGCGCGTGGtcttgtgaagtatttgacatcatTTGATTTCGTGTTTTGTTTGCATTTAATGATGTGCATTTTAGGGTTTACAAATATATTGTCGCAAGCTCTTCAAAGAAAAGATCAAGACATTTTGAAAGCGATTTCATTGGTAGAGTCAACCAAAGAAAAGTT AGTGATGGTGGAAACAAAGAAACATCTATCATATCATTTGGTTTATCGAATATCGAAGCTTGCTTTGGTTTTTCCCGTTACAACAACAACGGTTGAGAGATGCTTTTCAGCGATAAAGATTGTGAAGTCGAATTTGCGCAATCGTATTGGAGAGGAGTTCTTTTATGTTTGTGTGATTTGTGAAGTAGAAAGAGAATCCCTCGATAATGGTAATGATGAAGATGTAAATCATCATTTAAAAAAATGGCATTTTCTTTAA